A genomic window from Syntrophomonadaceae bacterium includes:
- a CDS encoding uroporphyrinogen decarboxylase: MGVEFCIEYAGMNLAETLWDTAKFEQVFEKTCSDFFSDSFPATALRIPSWYQILGSKPIVMSSSGLMQHPEVEGLLPEEYDYFIAAPYDCIIEKILPRLFPELATDNPHQNALVLAKAMRAHQDEMANVGMLRGKMAAKYGYSAIPTPQAFGFTAAPYDFIADFLRGFKGISKDIKRIPDKVVAACEAVTPLMIKKGLPPAPSLVEGFTFIPLHMAPYMREKDFEKFYWPTFKELLEALHQAGQGIYLFVEHDWTRFLDYLYELPENTLMRIEFGDPKLFKEKLGKKHILAGFYPITLLQTGTKEQCIDKAKELLDILAPGGRFWFIPDKSLLAMDKAGKIATNLIAVNQYVYENGAY; this comes from the coding sequence ATGGGCGTAGAGTTTTGCATTGAGTACGCAGGTATGAATTTGGCTGAAACCCTCTGGGATACTGCCAAATTTGAACAGGTGTTTGAGAAAACCTGCAGCGACTTTTTCTCAGATTCTTTTCCGGCTACGGCCCTCAGGATTCCTTCCTGGTATCAAATCCTTGGTTCCAAGCCCATCGTGATGAGTTCCAGCGGCCTGATGCAGCATCCGGAGGTAGAGGGGCTTTTGCCGGAGGAGTACGATTACTTTATCGCCGCTCCTTATGACTGCATTATTGAAAAGATTTTGCCCCGGCTCTTTCCTGAACTGGCAACAGACAATCCCCACCAAAACGCTCTGGTCCTGGCCAAGGCAATGCGGGCCCATCAGGATGAAATGGCCAATGTGGGGATGCTGAGGGGCAAAATGGCGGCCAAGTACGGTTATTCTGCCATCCCTACTCCCCAAGCCTTTGGCTTTACCGCTGCCCCCTATGACTTCATTGCCGATTTTCTGCGTGGTTTTAAAGGGATATCTAAAGACATCAAGCGGATTCCGGACAAGGTTGTGGCGGCCTGCGAGGCGGTTACCCCCCTGATGATTAAAAAGGGCCTGCCGCCGGCGCCATCCCTGGTTGAAGGCTTTACCTTCATTCCGTTGCACATGGCCCCCTATATGCGGGAAAAAGACTTTGAAAAGTTTTACTGGCCTACCTTCAAGGAGCTGTTGGAGGCCCTGCATCAGGCGGGACAGGGGATTTACCTGTTTGTTGAGCATGATTGGACCCGTTTCCTGGATTACCTGTACGAACTGCCGGAAAATACATTGATGCGGATTGAGTTCGGCGATCCTAAGCTGTTCAAAGAAAAACTGGGCAAAAAACATATCCTGGCAGGGTTTTATCCGATCACGCTTTTGCAAACCGGAACAAAAGAACAGTGCATCGATAAGGCGAAAGAACTGTTAGATATTCTGGCACCCGGCGGCAGGTTCTGGTTTATTCCGGACAAGAGCCTTTTGGCCATGGACAAAGCAGGCAAAATTGCCACAAACCTGATAGCGGTTAACCAGTACGTGTATGAAAACGGCGCATATTGA
- a CDS encoding cobalamin-dependent protein (Presence of a B(12) (cobalamin)-binding domain implies dependence on cobalamin itself, in one of its several forms, or in some unusual lineages, dependence on a cobalamin-like analog.), which produces MEEPKALREQIIEAVEQLHEEAALTLAEQALHAGMDLLSLLEAVNEGMRRVGKLYEDKTYFIADLIMAGIIFKEVLELKHMTRYFRSHANRKIGCVVVGTVKGDLHDIGKDIFRGMMETNSFEVIDLGVDVPPEAFVRKVVENEPDILGLGGVLTYTTDAMKDVVDALTAAGLRDKVKIIIGGSHLTAESCRYVGADAYANDATFGAKICASWISNQED; this is translated from the coding sequence ATGGAAGAACCAAAAGCGTTGCGAGAACAGATTATTGAGGCGGTAGAGCAGCTGCATGAAGAAGCCGCGCTTACACTGGCCGAACAGGCCTTGCACGCCGGAATGGATTTGCTTTCCTTGTTGGAAGCGGTAAATGAAGGGATGCGCAGGGTTGGCAAACTATATGAAGACAAGACATATTTTATCGCCGACCTGATCATGGCCGGGATTATATTTAAAGAAGTATTGGAACTAAAACACATGACCCGGTATTTCCGCAGCCATGCCAACAGGAAAATCGGCTGTGTTGTTGTCGGCACGGTCAAAGGAGACCTGCATGACATTGGCAAAGATATTTTTCGCGGCATGATGGAAACAAACAGTTTCGAAGTGATCGACCTGGGGGTAGATGTGCCGCCGGAGGCTTTTGTAAGAAAAGTTGTGGAAAATGAGCCTGACATCCTGGGGCTGGGAGGCGTTTTGACATATACGACTGACGCCATGAAAGACGTGGTGGACGCGTTAACAGCGGCGGGTTTGCGGGATAAAGTAAAGATAATTATCGGCGGCAGCCACCTGACAGCAGAATCCTGCCGGTATGTCGGGGCGGATGCCTATGCCAATGATGCCACATTTGGCGCCAAGATCTGCGCGTCTTGGATCAGTAATCAGGAAGATTAG
- a CDS encoding GntR family transcriptional regulator, whose protein sequence is MVLPVYTQIAERIKNKINGGELKPGDAIDSENALCKEFCASRMTVRKGLAILANEGYIYSIPGKGNFVENPDFTKYTVYYDEKSNLINSVDRAKLLGVNIIKPDEKLADSLQISKNKNVVLIRRLFYTDGVPVAYDVKYLLYHRGMPIVEKEIQHATFPEMFSKGTPLFALKKEILIYAQVPDEDLIQYLNIYNGLPLLVVEQRLFNKENKSMGLGITYFRGDYIKLKGSSQ, encoded by the coding sequence ATGGTGCTTCCGGTATATACGCAAATTGCAGAGCGGATAAAAAATAAAATAAACGGCGGTGAACTTAAACCCGGTGACGCCATCGATTCAGAGAACGCATTGTGCAAGGAATTTTGCGCCAGCCGGATGACGGTAAGAAAAGGACTTGCCATTTTAGCCAATGAAGGGTATATCTACTCTATCCCGGGCAAAGGCAACTTTGTTGAAAACCCGGATTTTACCAAGTATACCGTTTATTACGATGAAAAGAGCAATTTAATCAACAGTGTAGATCGAGCGAAGCTTTTGGGAGTTAACATCATCAAGCCGGATGAAAAACTGGCGGACAGTTTGCAGATTTCAAAGAATAAAAATGTGGTATTGATTCGCCGTCTGTTTTATACAGACGGGGTGCCGGTCGCTTATGACGTGAAATATCTCCTGTATCACAGGGGGATGCCGATAGTTGAAAAAGAAATTCAACATGCCACCTTTCCGGAAATGTTTTCTAAAGGCACCCCTCTTTTTGCCCTGAAAAAAGAAATTTTAATCTATGCGCAAGTTCCCGATGAGGATTTAATACAATATCTTAATATATATAATGGCCTACCGCTACTGGTGGTGGAACAAAGACTGTTCAACAAAGAAAACAAATCCATGGGCCTTGGGATTACGTATTTCCGCGGTGACTATATTAAACTTAAGGGAAGTAGCCAATAA
- a CDS encoding cobalamin-dependent protein (Presence of a B(12) (cobalamin)-binding domain implies dependence on cobalamin itself, in one of its several forms, or in some unusual lineages, dependence on a cobalamin-like analog.), with protein sequence MIDLKELTAAVGNLDEQKVLSLLKEFIAGNPTGEEGQQVVAACQNGMARVGELFEEGEYFVGDLIFAGELLTDATSLIKPVLGGGKSATVGSIVLGTVAGDLHDIGKNIFKTMSEAAGFKVYDLGIDQSATAFVEKTKELQPDIVGMSGVLTLALDSMKETVTALKEAGLRDRVKIIIGGNPVTREACEQIGADAYTTNAAEGVKIVQRWVS encoded by the coding sequence GTGATCGATCTGAAGGAATTGACGGCAGCCGTGGGGAATCTGGACGAACAAAAGGTTTTATCATTGCTAAAAGAGTTTATTGCCGGGAACCCTACTGGCGAAGAAGGGCAGCAAGTGGTGGCAGCCTGTCAAAACGGGATGGCAAGGGTGGGGGAACTGTTCGAGGAAGGAGAGTACTTTGTTGGCGATCTGATCTTTGCGGGGGAACTGCTGACTGATGCCACTAGCCTGATTAAGCCTGTTCTGGGCGGCGGGAAGAGTGCGACAGTCGGCTCCATCGTGCTGGGGACTGTTGCCGGTGACCTGCACGATATTGGCAAGAATATTTTCAAGACCATGTCGGAGGCAGCAGGCTTCAAGGTATATGATTTGGGGATCGATCAATCGGCGACCGCTTTTGTGGAAAAGACAAAAGAGCTGCAGCCGGATATTGTCGGCATGAGCGGTGTCCTCACTCTGGCTTTGGATTCAATGAAAGAGACGGTAACTGCGTTAAAAGAGGCCGGCCTGCGGGACAGGGTAAAAATCATTATTGGCGGCAACCCTGTTACCAGGGAGGCCTGTGAGCAGATCGGCGCCGATGCCTATACCACCAACGCTGCGGAAGGGGTAAAAATAGTGCAAAGGTGGGTGAGTTAG
- a CDS encoding anion permease produces MQDTTTSSPGRMAILLLIGVVIGFAIALITPPEGLNQQSMRVLGILGGTIFYLITGVLPEMVTVILMGLLFVMLAAIPMGVAFGGFGTTVAWLFLVAMALAFALGNSGLLRRISLWLASVMPANYFGQMLATFLSGLFVIGPTVPSLAGKMALFTPPIQGVTRSMGFADNSKASIGLVFAAFIAPYILASVAFMTGGTPTLAIFGALPEPVRQGIPWVMWTVYALPMTVVIGVGMFLVLLKMYSPGRIVVNKDGIRADLAKLGPLSSKERTVAILVILLFILFITSPLTKIDVAHSAVAIMLAMLILGVMSSKDLVAAVNWPIWIFVAFVIQIGPVMARVNIDKWLGTALTPVFQPLAGNLYLFFLAFMVVALLLRMLSPSISAAGIILLVAISPVAVKIGINPFLLLLAYATVGNHWIMPHLNATGYLVQYTLLEGKYYTHAEGRKLCYIFLAISVLAVMISIPYWQMVGLIK; encoded by the coding sequence ATGCAAGATACGACTACTAGTTCTCCCGGCCGCATGGCAATTCTGCTTTTAATCGGTGTCGTGATTGGGTTTGCCATTGCACTTATAACTCCGCCTGAAGGACTTAATCAGCAGAGTATGCGGGTTTTGGGCATCCTGGGTGGTACAATCTTTTATCTGATCACCGGAGTGCTGCCTGAGATGGTAACAGTGATCCTGATGGGCTTATTGTTTGTGATGCTGGCAGCAATTCCGATGGGGGTAGCCTTCGGCGGGTTTGGCACTACCGTGGCCTGGCTGTTTTTGGTTGCCATGGCCCTTGCCTTCGCCCTGGGGAACAGCGGCTTATTGCGCAGGATCAGTCTCTGGCTGGCATCGGTAATGCCGGCTAACTACTTTGGCCAAATGCTGGCTACTTTCCTGAGCGGGCTCTTTGTGATTGGTCCGACAGTACCAAGCCTGGCAGGCAAGATGGCTTTATTTACACCGCCGATTCAAGGGGTTACCCGTTCAATGGGCTTTGCCGACAACAGCAAGGCCAGTATTGGCCTGGTCTTTGCAGCCTTTATCGCGCCCTATATCCTGGCCAGTGTTGCTTTTATGACCGGCGGTACGCCGACTCTGGCCATCTTCGGGGCCTTGCCTGAACCGGTCAGACAGGGAATTCCCTGGGTAATGTGGACTGTTTACGCACTGCCGATGACTGTGGTAATCGGTGTGGGCATGTTTTTAGTGCTGTTAAAAATGTATTCTCCTGGCCGTATTGTAGTAAACAAGGACGGGATCAGAGCAGATTTGGCCAAGCTTGGCCCCTTGAGCTCCAAGGAGCGGACAGTTGCGATCCTCGTGATCTTGTTGTTTATCCTTTTTATTACCAGTCCGCTGACTAAAATTGACGTTGCCCACAGTGCGGTTGCGATTATGCTGGCGATGCTTATTCTTGGAGTGATGTCCTCCAAGGACCTGGTAGCGGCGGTTAACTGGCCGATCTGGATTTTCGTTGCCTTTGTAATCCAGATTGGCCCGGTGATGGCGCGAGTGAACATTGACAAGTGGCTGGGCACTGCCCTGACGCCAGTTTTTCAGCCTTTGGCCGGAAATCTCTATCTGTTCTTTTTAGCGTTCATGGTGGTGGCTTTGTTGCTCAGAATGCTCAGTCCATCGATCAGTGCCGCCGGGATTATCCTTTTAGTTGCTATCAGCCCTGTCGCCGTTAAAATCGGGATTAACCCGTTCCTGCTGCTTTTGGCCTATGCTACGGTTGGCAACCACTGGATCATGCCTCACCTGAATGCGACCGGGTATCTGGTGCAATACACACTCCTGGAAGGCAAGTACTATACCCATGCCGAAGGAAGAAAACTGTGCTATATCTTCCTTGCCATTTCCGTCCTGGCAGTAATGATATCCATCCCATACTGGCAGATGGTCGGGCTGATTAAGTAG
- a CDS encoding methyltetrahydrofolate cobalamin methyltransferase: protein MIIIGEKINGSIPAVKRAIDEQDEGYIRSLAIRQVEAGADYIDVCAGTAPEKELATLKWLMDIVQDSVTKPLCIDSPNARVIEQVFQFAKEPGIINSVSEEEGKWAVIYPLIQGTEWQVIALACDDKGIPADVNTRVNIARSLVEKAADFGIGPEKIHIDPLVMALSTDNQSMLKFVETMRAIKRLFPSVKVTSGLSNISFGMPLRKVVNQHFFALAIYEGMDSAIMDPLNREMTATLFTIEALLGKDRHCRNFANAYRKNKIGPVREQ from the coding sequence TTGATTATTATCGGTGAAAAGATCAACGGCAGCATTCCCGCTGTAAAGCGGGCGATTGATGAGCAAGACGAGGGGTATATCCGGTCTCTTGCCATCCGGCAGGTTGAGGCCGGCGCGGATTATATCGATGTTTGCGCAGGTACCGCGCCGGAAAAAGAGCTGGCGACTTTAAAATGGCTGATGGATATAGTGCAGGATTCCGTAACTAAACCCCTTTGTATCGACAGCCCCAATGCCAGGGTGATTGAGCAGGTCTTCCAGTTTGCAAAAGAGCCGGGCATCATCAATTCGGTCTCCGAAGAAGAAGGCAAGTGGGCTGTGATCTACCCGCTGATCCAGGGAACAGAATGGCAGGTAATAGCCTTGGCCTGTGACGATAAAGGCATCCCCGCCGATGTAAACACCCGGGTAAATATCGCCAGGTCTTTGGTGGAGAAGGCAGCAGACTTTGGCATCGGGCCGGAAAAAATACATATCGATCCGCTGGTGATGGCTTTATCTACCGACAACCAGTCGATGCTGAAGTTTGTGGAAACCATGCGGGCCATAAAAAGACTATTCCCATCAGTGAAAGTGACGTCTGGCTTGAGCAATATTTCCTTCGGCATGCCCCTGAGAAAAGTCGTCAACCAGCATTTTTTCGCCCTGGCAATATATGAAGGGATGGACTCGGCAATCATGGACCCCCTCAACCGGGAGATGACAGCCACCCTCTTCACAATTGAGGCGCTGCTTGGGAAAGACCGTCACTGCCGAAATTTCGCGAATGCCTACCGGAAAAACAAAATCGGTCCGGTCAGGGAACAATAG